The proteins below are encoded in one region of Mya arenaria isolate MELC-2E11 chromosome 15, ASM2691426v1:
- the LOC128219870 gene encoding remodeling and spacing factor 1-like, translating into MAASDQSVCLSNPNFAVICSFLDKYGEILGLPAVPYKELHEWIEDSTKVHPTLIELHVKLLRRISKKYSSVTADRWLRTVVKFCWRYSDVDAWEIERYGYKLAKVSTKLTLLKNLLEEQFDCNNKFKDKVNEQTAQEMRFLPIGRDKNGMAYWFFLDKELNLRVYREDQDDVDAESWQIVCRTREELAKLVSSLESGTDIKPEMSDLSDGSKSEPVSDTGEDSRDSFRQRTPHGPSPLAGQQEGGDSDTQGDVKPSITLKISKGEIQSPSKQLQNKFKKEKGSEIKKIMCKLKTDDETKVEVKEEVESDKEESENEASETKPKKCDQLTVDDNVEEKLNVNGKVEDKSNGDKKVEDRLTVNDNVEEVEDRLNDDDKVEAESNVVNKVKEKLNADDKVEDRLNGDNKVEDRLNVDDKVKEKLNVDDKVEDKKESEKHPSKTEECDKDTVDISHDQHSPQAKEPDKEIRKEEKVDSIKAEKESETNREDKEVVISDKKEPSKEDVDDLKKSNVSLEADSVSIEHSPMQDKSVTESKSGNDKTDVNTSDLRNGPAEIDTEDSNKDKSSEELLSESKKINFKDTDKPSNENTSNTSSNRIKESKDSNAAEESKDFSQIPAKDTVSKDEPGESRPSLTETKESVIVPKTIDDKETIDDKETIDEQVETLKEAELDTKDSKPDGHSETPSLNEDRSNECMANDGKICSESETKNDVKDDINGENVATVADAISKKTRKRKQVDNAKECASSSSDEESKAEKDNSEKRKIMIAVRKSHKSDNCESAKSGPTEEHVNKVEEFQEKDKSNEIDIKRKITEEDVKCLDDETKQIDSETPPKDVNETELKGEKNEEHNKVTERNKKSDVEQKSDKVVDESECDTKVGAEISDDDNDDDDDDDDDSESIVIDNEESKKVSSDTESEDSKPLKKVTGLLAHSRQTKKRQAEDNVDIDIVEPASKRSKLRGRVSSRGRGKLSSAAPSDTSSSDSDDMPLSQVAVRGTRGSNPAHRKTSVGLKKKNGLQQEESPAKSKDSSEAGLSGDEQGRRRSLRVRTLQARKKSPSPEYVPSESENYTEDEHDDDEFILKSRLRRKREPKEEVEEVPKGRNALRFEAKTNKKVGKKVSVVEEEEDFPCCKCGLCHQPEWILLCDKCEAGYHTACLRPPLMVVPEGDWFCPPCEHNMLTEKLQEQLKMLDQAIVKNDRLIKRKERLAFVSVSLDNVIKESLSQAEEKPEVIARSKRRASRSKRGPIAYSDEDSDSETNSTEEESGSSSDSSSQSEISVEDRRHKQKKHKESKFVQRACRSKKQVSYRFEEYDELIMDAIEEDLSIPKDPKPKKVKPPGISRGKDMSNILGQSDEEQKTNKVPKKRKPRLTELDDVDDDDTDDYQVSEPSNGSDSKSSEYESEGVSEESVGSDWRSRSTYASRSKRKGRKGRFSKYRGDFVVDSDYDSEEKGTRRSVRRARRKNVSYRDVDSDETEVENKDDDSFHSSELSDSDFEQKWKLRKTDKKVQKKSKEQAKSGRRQKIRRRISSEEEEEEAESTDETEEDEEGSSLPKEKKKGKKPSKTAKADDSEDTDQSSNNKRKKELKKSKVDSETEEETGAETTEESSEESGDDATEDENPKKKPAISKKNPAKKKVIESGSDSETDVDDNQVKGDTCKKVDLHTSETSEHESEHDDSGEWEEIDVHEDKDNKVLKKEIVEEKVEPVAKDKATKGKRSQAGGDNYIEEQDAKKKKVDSDQGNEQDIMNVKENADTVKDIEKHVETKAIEQTTEVTPKKKRGRKPKAAISESETTTPEVTPKKRGRKPKAKLESEEKGEETQEGTPVKKKKGRKAKAEAVKNIEKNHGGDDEDDDTTTKGENKEGVKVNEDESNEKNEKQDSEATQAEKQKDDSPLSVRNKHNAPVGVVKPEVRQGVIVENKQVLEGRSGEQRAPQESVNPLQGMRDMAMGNQVMSGHHQSSFTPYPQSSHGSGNMPPGYMGQSGFQAYPQGPPPQYGHGGPGPAGHYQAHPGMPHAAPQSGHGPQGSFPPNQGPMSPNSYQQSGSFMAGMQHGAPPGYFPPGYRPSISSPERFNQPSGPQGPYQQGPYAGFHPQQGPYPHGPRPGYGPGPHPGHYSMGPHTQVPDASIMPHPGSGPPGHYQQGMPPYNYTSMGPSGPFQPQHGFQGPSNQPHNSQPIESPNMPVRPPMRHIVPSSSQSTPSPSARSEGSTEAPNRGFMMDNILKPSPEGTSGSNDVEESEDVSDIDRYTSFLCKDK; encoded by the exons GACAAGAGAGGAGCTAGCTAAGCTGGTCTCAAGTCTAGAGAGTGGAACAGATATTAAACCAGAGATGTCTGATCTATCAG atgGGTCAAAGTCGGAGCCAGTCAGTGACACAGGGGAGGATTCCCGAGACTCATTCAGACAGCGCACCCCCCATGGCCCCTCCCCTTTAGCAGGGCAACAGGAGGGTGGGGACTCTGATACACAG GGTGATGTTAAACCAAGCATAACATTGAAGATTAGCAAAGGTGAAATCCAGTCCCCAAGTAAACAATTGCAGAATAAATTCAAGAAGGAGAAAGGTTCAGAGATCAAAAAGATTATGTGTAAGTTAAAGACTGATGATGAAACCAAAGTCGAAGTGAAGGAGGAAGTCGAATCAGATAAGGAAGAATCTGAAAATGAGGCCAGTGAGACAAAACCAAAGAAATGTGACCAATTAACTGTTGATGACAATGTTGaagaaaaattaaatgttaatggCAAGGTTGAAGACAAATCAAATGGTGATAAAAAGGTTGAGGACAGATTAACTGTCAATGACAATGTTGAAGAGGTTGAGGACAGATTAAATGATGATGACAAGGTTGAAGCTGAATCAAATGTTGTCAACAAAGTTAAAGAGAAATTAAATGCTGATGACAAGGTTGAAGACAGATTAAACGGTGACAATAAGGTTGAAGACAGATTAAATGTTGACGACAAAGTTAAAGAGAAATTAAATGTTGATGACAAGGTTGAAGACAAAAAAGAATCTGAAAAACATCCAAGTAAAACAGAAGAATGTGATAAAGACACTGTTGATATATCACATGATCAGCATTCACCTCAAGCTAAAGAACCAGACAAAGAAATTaggaaagaagaaaaagttGATAGTATTAAAGCTGAAAAGGAGTCTGAAACCAATCGTGAAGACAAAGAGGTTGTTATAAGTGACAAGAAAGAACCTAGTAAAGAAGATGTGGATGATCTCAAGAAAAGTAATGTTTCATTAGAAGCTGATTCTGTGTCTATTGAGCATTCCCCAATGCAAGATAAAAGTGTAACTGAAAGTAAAAGTGGTAATGATAAAACTGATGTTAATACAAGTGATCTGAGAAATGGACCCGCAGAAATAGATACAGAGGATAGCAATAAGGATAAATCAAGCGAAGAATTATTGTCCGAGTCAAAAAAGATTAACTTTAAAGATACAGATAAACCCTCCAATGAAAATACCAGTAATACCTCAAGTAACCGTATTAAAGAAAGTAAAGACTCAAATGCTGCTGAAGAAAGTAAAGACTTTTCACAAATTCCTGCCAAAGATACAGTTTCTAAAGATGAGCCAGGTGAATCTAGGCCTTCACTCACTGAGACAAAAGAAAGTGTTATTGTGCCCAAAACAATAGATGATAAAGAAACAATAGATGATAAGGAAACAATAGATGAACAAGTGGAAACACTGAAAGAAGCTGAACTTGATACAAAAGATTCAAAGCCTGATGGACATTCAGAAACTCCATCTCTAAATGAGGATAGAAGTAATGAATGTATGGCTAATGATGGAAAAATATGTAGCGAATCTGAAActaaaaatgatgttaaagatGATATTAATGGCGAAAATGTAGCAACAGTGGCAGATGCAATAAGTAAGAAAACCAGAAAACGAAAACAGGTTGACAATGCTAAAGAATGTGCTAGCAGTTCTTCCGACGAGGAAAGTAAGGCTGAGAAAGACAATAGTGAAAAGAGAAAGATAATGATTGCAGTTCGAAAATCCCATAAATCAGATAATTGTGAAAGTGCAAAGAGTGGGCCTACTGAGGAACATGTAAATAAAGTTgaagaatttcaagaaaaagACAAGTCTAATGAGATTGACATTAAGCGTAAAATTACTGAAGAAGATGTTAAATGTCTAGATGATGAAACAAAGCAAATTGATTCTGAAACGCCACCAAAAGATGTAAATGAAACAGAATTGAAAGGAGAAAAGAATGAAGAACACAATAAGGTaactgaaagaaataaaaagagcGATGTTGAGCAGAAATCTGATAAAGTTGTGGATGAAAGTGAGTGTGATACCAAAGTAGGTGCTGAGATatctgatgatgataatgatgatgatgatgatgatgatgatgacagtgAAAGTATAGTTATTGATAATGAAGAAAGCAAGAAAGTGTCATCGGATACTGAGTCTGAGGATTCTAAACCTTTGAAGAAAGTTACAGGATTGCTTGCTCATTCAAGACAGACAAAGAAAAGACAG GCTGAAGACAATGTTGACATAGATATCGTAGAGCCTGCTTCTAAGCGTTCCAAGCTGAGGGGGCGTGTCAGTTCAAGGGGGCGAGGCAAGCTGTCATCAGCAGCACCCTCAGACACATCTTCGTCCGACTCTGATGATATGCCTCTCAGTCAGGTGGCTGTACGAGGCACCAGGGGCAGTAACCCAGCCCACAGGAAAACTTCAGTTGGACTCAAGAAGAAGAATGGCTTACAACAG GAAGAATCTCCAGCCAAATCCAAGGACTCATCAGAGGCAGGTCTGAGTGGAGATGAGCAGGGTCGGCGACGAAGTCTGCGCGTGCGGACTTTACAAGCCCGTAAAAAGTCTCCATCACCCGAGTATGTTCCCAGTGAATCTGAGAATTACACGGAAGATGAGCATGATGACGATGAGTTCATCTTGAAGTCGAGATTGCGGAGAAAAAGGGAGCCAAAGGAAG aaGTTGAAGAAGTACCTAAGGGTAGAAATGCTCTGAGATTTGAGGCTAAAACAAATA AAAAGGTTGGAAAGAAGGTATCTGTGGTGGAGGAAGAGGAGGATTTCCCCTGTTGCAAGTGCGGCCTTTGTCACCAGCCAGAGTGG ATCCTTCTTTGTGATAAGTGTGAGGCTGGTTACCATACAGCCTGCCTCCGACCCCCGCTTATGGTTGTACCAGAAGGAGACTGGTTCTGTCCGCCTTGTGAACAT AACATGTTGACAGAGAAGTTACAAGAGCAACTGAAGATGCTGGATCAGGCCATTGTGAAGAATGACAGACTTATCAAGAG GAAGGAAAGGCTGGCCTTTGTCTCCGTAAGCCTGGACAATGTCATCAAAGAATCTCTGTCACAG GCAGAAGAAAAACCTGAAGTTATAGCGAGAAGCAAGCGACGAGCATCACGATCAAAAAGAGGTCCAATTGCGTACAGTGATGAGGACAGTGACAGTGAAACTAACTCTACCGAGGAGGAATCAGGAAGCTCATCTGATTCTTCCTCACAGTCAGAGATCTCTGTGGAGGACAGGCGGcataaacaaaagaaacataaagAATCTAAATTTGTGCAGAGGGCTTGCAG GTCAAAGAAGCAGGTTAGCTACAGGTTTGAAGAGTATGATGAGCTCATTATGGATGCGATAGAGGAGGATCTCAGTATTCCTAAAGATCCGAAACCAAAGAAGGTCAAGCCTCCTG GAATAAGTCGAGGTAAGGACATGTCCAACATTCTGGGGCAGTCAGACGAGGAACAGAAGACAAATAAGGTCCCCAAGAAGAGGAAACCTCGCCTGACTGAGCTCGACGATGTAGACGATGATGATACTGATGATTACCAAGTATCAGA GCCGTCCAATGGTTCCGACTCAAAGTCTTCTGAGTATGAGAGTGAGGGTGTTAGTGAGGAGAGTGTTGGTTCAGActggaggtcaaggtcaaccTACGCCTCAAGGTCAAAACGCAAGGGAAGGAAAGGCCGCTTCTCCAAGTATAGGGGTGACTTTG TGGTTGACAGTGACTATGACAGTGAAGAGAAGGGGACGAGAAGATCGGTCCGTAGAGCAAGACGGAAGAATGTGAGTTATCGAGACGTTGACAGTGATGAAACAGAGGTTGAAAATAAAGATGATGACTCGTTCCACAGTTCAGAACTGTCTGACTCAGACTTTGAACAGAAGTGGAAACTTAGAAAGACAGACAAGAAGGTCCAGAAGAAATCAAAAGAACAGGCAAAGTCTGGAAGAAGGCAGAAAATCAGGAGGAGGATTTCgtcagaagaagaagaagaggaggCTGAAAGTACGGATGAAACAGAAGAAGATGAAGAAGGCAGTTCTCTACCAAAAGAGAAAAAGAAGGGAAAGAAACCCAGCAAAACTGccaa GGCTGATGACAGTGAAGACACAGATCAAAGCTCTAACAATAAAAGGAAGAAAGAATTGAAGAAATCCAAGGTTGATTCAGAAACTGAGGAGGAAACAGGAGCAGAGACAACCGAAGAGTCATCAGAAGAGTCTGGAGATGATGCAACTGAGGATGAAAACCCTAAGAAGAAACCAGCAATATCAAAGAAGAACCCAGCTAAGAAAAAGGTCATTGAATCTGGAAGTGATAGTGAAACTGATGTTGATGATAACCAAGTTAAAGGTGACACTTGTAAGAAGGTTGATCTTCATACTAGTGAAACTAGTGAGCATGAATCAGAGCATGATGATTCTGGTGAGTGGGAAGAAATAGATGTTCATGAGGACAAAGATAATAAAGTATTAAAGAAGGAAATTGTTGAAGAAAAGGTTGAGCCTGTTGCTAAAGACAAAGCAACCAAAGGTAAGAGAAGTCAAGCTGGTGGTGATAATTATATTGAGGAACAAGATGCAAagaagaaaaaggttgattctGACCAAGGAAATGAGCAAGACATTATGAATGTCAAAGAAAATGCAGATACTGTGAAGGATATAGAAAAGCATGTGGAAACTAAAGCCATTGAACAAACAACTGAAGTAACACCTAAAAAGAAAAGGGGACGTAAACCGAAAGCTGCAATTAGTGAGTCAGAAACAACAACTCCCGAAGTAACACCGAAGAAAAGAGGAAGGAAGCCTAAAGCAAAGCTTGAAAGTGAGGAAAAAGGTGAAGAAACACAAGAAGGAACACCAGTCAAGAAAAAGAAAGGTAGAAAAGCCAAGGCTGAGgctgttaaaaatattgaaaagaatcatggtggtgatgatgaggatgatgatacAACTACAAAAGGAGAAAACAAGGAAGGGGTAAAGGTAAATGAGGATgaaagtaatgaaaaaaatgaaaaacaagacAGTGAAGCAACACAAGCAGAAAAACAGAAAGATGATAGTCCGTTGTCTGTTCGGAATAAACATAATGCACCAGTTGGAGTTGTGAAACCTGAAGTAAGACAAGGtgttattgttgaaaataagcAAGTATTGGAAGGCAGAAGTGGTGAGCAGCGGGCACCGCAAGAAAGTGTGAACCCACTGCAAGGAATGAGAGATATGGCCATGGGAAATCAGGTTATGTCAGGCCACCACCAGAGCAGCTTTACTCCATACCCACAGTCTAGCCATGGAAGTGGTAACATGCCCCCTGGATACATGGGACAATCGGGCTTCCAGGCCTATCCCCAGGGTCCACCCCCTCAGTATGGGCATGGGGGACCTGGTCCAGCAGGACATTACCAAGCCCACCCTGGCATGCCTCATGCAGCACCTCAATCTGGCCACGGTCCACAGGGTTCATTTCCTCCAAACCAGGGACCCATGTCCCCTAACAGCTATCAGCAGTCTGGTTCATTCATGGCTGGCATGCAACATGGTGCACCACCAGGCTATTTTCCTCCAGGATACAGGCCGAGTATCTCATCTCCTGAAAGATTTAATCAACCAAGTGGGCCCCAGGGACCCTACCAACAAGGACCCTACGCTGGTTTCCACCCACAACAGGGGCCCTATCCCCATGGTCCAAGGCCAGGTTATGGCCCCGGGCCCCACCCAGGCCACTATTCCATGGGGCCCCATACTCAAGTTCCAGACGCCTCCATCATGCCCCACCCAGGTAGTGGTCCTCCCGGGCACTACCAACAAGGGATGCCTCCTTACAATTATACTTCTATGGGCCCCTCTGGACCTTTCCAGCCCCAACATGGGTTCCAGGGCCCATCAAACCAGCCCCACAATTCACAGCCAATTGAAAGCCCGAATATGCCAGTGCGACCACCAATGAGACACATTGTACCTTCCTCATCACAATCTACTCCTAGCCCCAGCGCGAGGTCCGAGGGGTCCACAGAGGCCCCTAACAGAGGTTTTATGATGGACAATATCCTTAAACCTTCCCCAGAGGGTACAAGTGGTTCTAATGATGTGGAGGAAAGTGAAGACGTTTCAGACATTGATAGATACACATCATTTTTGTGTAAGGACAAGTAA